In one Bacillus thuringiensis genomic region, the following are encoded:
- a CDS encoding YfkD famly protein, producing the protein MKRVYSICLSTMVSFILLFPNMSFAKTTVGTKMPSSVLNISKDNTFPNDAQDLPRLQPSKFAQELLKTANIKIENPDLIRMFNETTISNAPLAVGYRAKIYLGQWALRYESVDTSINWEYKQVNRNVYDNRGGDRLYPLRYKQETQKTVEGDLTADMKDAADVKKMMLLKALEKVQLPLSFKTTIGYGTGHERVYNISPSQLGYLYAYTPAVNEKGKVTFGEVYLVLKGNQKRLVVKNITSQGIGAAIPIHDHLYFKFISSSHSQ; encoded by the coding sequence GTGAAACGAGTATACAGCATATGCCTTTCAACTATGGTCTCGTTTATTTTATTATTTCCTAACATGAGTTTTGCAAAGACAACAGTAGGAACAAAAATGCCTTCATCTGTTTTAAATATTTCAAAAGACAATACATTTCCAAATGATGCGCAAGATTTGCCACGTTTACAACCAAGTAAATTTGCTCAAGAGCTATTGAAAACGGCTAATATTAAAATTGAAAATCCAGACTTAATTCGGATGTTTAATGAAACGACAATTTCAAATGCGCCGCTTGCAGTAGGGTATCGGGCAAAAATTTATTTAGGTCAATGGGCTTTACGTTATGAATCAGTAGACACATCGATTAATTGGGAATATAAACAAGTGAATCGAAATGTGTATGATAATCGCGGAGGAGACCGTTTATATCCACTTCGCTATAAGCAAGAAACACAAAAGACGGTTGAAGGCGATTTAACAGCAGATATGAAAGATGCTGCAGATGTGAAAAAAATGATGCTTCTCAAAGCACTTGAAAAAGTACAATTACCCCTTTCGTTTAAAACGACCATTGGTTATGGTACTGGGCATGAGCGTGTGTATAATATTAGCCCGAGTCAACTCGGATATTTATACGCTTATACACCAGCAGTAAATGAAAAAGGAAAAGTAACATTTGGAGAAGTGTATCTTGTATTAAAGGGAAATCAAAAAAGACTTGTTGTGAAAAATATTACTTCTCAAGGAATTGGAGCTGCTATTCCAATTCATGATCATTTGTATTTTAAATTCATTTCTTCTTCCCACTCGCAATAA
- a CDS encoding EamA family transporter — protein sequence MSSWLLFALLSAIAAALVSIFGKFGLDGIDANVATTIRSIIMALFMIGVIIIQGKFQNIGDVLLNKKALLFITLSGVAGASSWLFYFLALKTGKVSQVAPVDKLSVVFSIILAMIILGEKLNFMTGVGVVFITAGVLFIAFS from the coding sequence ATGAGTTCGTGGCTCTTATTTGCCCTATTATCAGCAATTGCTGCTGCCCTTGTATCGATTTTTGGAAAGTTTGGTTTAGACGGCATCGATGCAAACGTTGCAACAACAATTCGATCTATTATTATGGCATTATTTATGATAGGCGTTATTATCATACAAGGTAAATTTCAAAATATCGGCGACGTACTGCTAAATAAAAAAGCACTGCTATTTATCACATTAAGTGGGGTTGCAGGTGCTTCGTCATGGCTATTTTATTTTCTTGCCCTCAAAACAGGAAAGGTTTCACAAGTAGCTCCTGTCGATAAATTAAGCGTCGTATTTTCTATCATTCTCGCTATGATTATCCTCGGTGAAAAGTTAAACTTTATGACCGGTGTTGGTGTAGTCTTTATTACAGCTGGTGTATTATTTATTGCTTTCAGCTAA
- the fumA gene encoding class I fumarate hydratase gives MEKLQESMYQLIVETSTNLPKDVRRAIQQAKERENAGTRSAMALGTITNNIKMADDNISPICQDTGMPTFKIYTPVGVNQLKLKEAIYNALERATKDGKLRPNSVDSLFGDNSGNNLGPGTPVIKFEQWEKDYIDARLILKGGGCENKNIQYSLPCELEGLGRAGRDLEGIRKCLLHAVYQAQGQGCSAGVIGVGIGGDRTSGYELAKNQLFRTLDDVNPVPELQHLEEYVLENANKLGIGTMGFGGETTLLGCKIGVYNRLPASFYVSVAYNCWAYRRLGVKIHPETGDIMDWLYQEGEDTLQHEVQEKTEQREIVLQAPITEEQIRELRVGDVVTINGMMYTGRDAIHKHLMDNDCPVDLNGQIIYHCGPVVVKDENDNWQIKAAGPTTSIREEPYQGDIMKKFGIRAVIGKGGMGAKTLAALEEHGGVYLNAIGGAAQYYAECIKEVKDVDFLQFGIPEAMWHLRIDGFKAVVTMDSHGNSLHADVDKTSLEKLASFKEPVFK, from the coding sequence ATGGAAAAGCTTCAAGAAAGCATGTATCAACTAATTGTTGAAACGTCAACGAACTTACCGAAAGATGTTCGTCGTGCGATTCAACAAGCGAAAGAGCGAGAAAATGCAGGGACTCGTTCTGCGATGGCACTTGGCACAATTACAAATAATATTAAAATGGCTGATGATAACATCTCGCCGATTTGCCAAGATACAGGGATGCCAACGTTTAAAATTTATACACCAGTTGGTGTGAATCAATTAAAGTTGAAGGAAGCTATCTATAATGCGCTTGAGCGGGCGACAAAAGATGGTAAACTTCGTCCCAATTCTGTTGATTCTCTTTTTGGAGATAATAGTGGAAATAATTTAGGACCAGGTACACCGGTGATTAAGTTTGAACAATGGGAAAAAGATTATATTGATGCACGTTTAATCCTAAAAGGTGGTGGCTGTGAGAATAAAAATATTCAATATAGCTTACCGTGTGAACTAGAAGGACTTGGACGAGCTGGCCGTGATTTAGAAGGGATTCGTAAATGCCTTCTTCATGCAGTATATCAAGCACAAGGGCAAGGATGTAGCGCTGGTGTAATTGGTGTTGGTATCGGGGGAGACCGCACATCAGGTTATGAATTAGCAAAAAATCAATTATTCCGTACATTAGATGATGTCAATCCAGTACCAGAGTTACAACATCTTGAAGAGTACGTATTAGAAAATGCGAATAAGCTTGGCATTGGTACGATGGGATTTGGCGGAGAAACAACTTTACTTGGTTGTAAAATTGGCGTCTATAATCGTTTGCCAGCTAGTTTCTATGTATCTGTTGCGTATAATTGCTGGGCATATCGTCGCCTTGGTGTGAAAATCCATCCTGAAACAGGAGACATTATGGATTGGTTATATCAAGAAGGGGAAGATACACTTCAGCATGAAGTACAAGAAAAAACAGAGCAACGTGAGATTGTATTACAAGCACCAATTACAGAAGAGCAAATTCGTGAACTTCGCGTTGGTGATGTTGTAACAATTAATGGCATGATGTATACAGGTCGTGACGCAATCCATAAGCATTTAATGGATAATGATTGTCCAGTAGATTTAAACGGACAAATTATTTACCACTGTGGTCCAGTTGTTGTGAAAGATGAAAATGACAATTGGCAAATTAAAGCGGCAGGTCCAACGACAAGTATTCGTGAAGAACCGTACCAAGGCGATATTATGAAGAAATTCGGTATTCGCGCTGTCATTGGAAAAGGCGGTATGGGTGCGAAAACATTAGCGGCTTTAGAAGAACACGGCGGTGTATATTTAAACGCAATCGGTGGTGCAGCGCAATATTATGCTGAATGTATTAAAGAAGTGAAAGATGTTGATTTCTTACAATTTGGTATTCCAGAAGCAATGTGGCATTTACGTATCGACGGGTTTAAAGCAGTTGTAACGATGGACTCTCATGGTAATAGCTTACATGCAGATGTTGATAAAACATCACTTGAAAAATTAGCTAGCTTTAAAGAGCCAGTATTTAAGTAA
- a CDS encoding tetratricopeptide repeat protein has translation MTIENQFIQKVYYKTFLTEETSTPASKVLGEAYINESKNEFSNISNIRFAQGEFYYQNKDFEAAIFKWEKVNNALALWATKNIADAYFELGFLSKAEEIYQSIQTEDTTLTMEVSLQLLSLYIEQDRLGLAFKTISEAVAFQPDYPNITAIARSFYEKQEDWNNAIELAVQEGIRTQSLHWFDTLINYINKGFTKNIKPEYFYESLKALYAVDQAQFKELVIALWNSYQHESLYLPWIQSINHLFLHIETDNNDDWNEICTRYQETYFALITGNHFMHELNGLVPNLLTNWFSLTKAKDSLVVSAAVLAWNEVSPTTLESLLVKSAGSLLSNTSAEADVNMETVSHLFETIAVWAEKNDVDLSHQFTLLVHELCDLNVTPLLIAGTSDHDKTSFVNSILGENILTETLTTPILFKDASQTEITEFTELDIRNISNLDEFHQITSTSAQSELEKKCIEIKLPSRFLRKNKFTFLITPSIQEQLDKNNAYFEYLQAADSLVYVLNSSSPLHSEEIDTLIYLREQVPNLQIHFVLHTNNTTTNEKLINKLKAHFPDAQFFPYSPSQESSQQLGDVTESILSNLAKRDIEKERIEKLIWFTQKTIAYLINERVELENTLVKSVRWNKHISVKLTGFINNLTALEKDKIRSITESYLLMKEEITRDIHSQIPELLQSCSDLVQEDSDFKLVHEELNAAMNERVQKHVQQVLLPKFTGSIQEWIETAHNEFIQAQAYLDEMSETFNKLYKEERMKLPCDFKLLDDWNRDVVRMTNRITVTNINILLRFTPTQFFLKSAGKLFGNMQKNQSMLANKYKQYIETEDYTEIAHTISKQFFLQFEVFEGALERDIMMFFKDPLNILKQNVDAAQLEIKEDEQTLATLRSNPETYHDPLALFKLQLLQHKFVLSTTKKYEDTFVSNESPTV, from the coding sequence ATGACCATTGAAAATCAATTTATTCAAAAAGTTTACTATAAAACATTTTTAACAGAAGAAACTTCTACTCCTGCATCGAAAGTACTCGGTGAAGCATATATAAATGAATCTAAAAATGAATTCTCCAACATTTCTAATATTCGATTTGCTCAAGGTGAATTTTATTATCAAAATAAAGATTTTGAAGCAGCTATATTTAAATGGGAAAAAGTAAATAATGCTCTTGCACTTTGGGCGACAAAAAATATTGCAGATGCTTATTTTGAACTAGGATTCTTATCAAAGGCAGAAGAAATTTATCAATCTATTCAAACGGAAGATACAACTCTTACGATGGAGGTTTCCTTACAACTTCTTTCTCTTTATATCGAACAAGATCGTTTAGGACTCGCTTTTAAGACGATTAGTGAAGCTGTTGCATTCCAACCGGATTACCCAAATATTACTGCAATTGCACGTTCTTTCTATGAAAAACAAGAAGATTGGAACAACGCTATCGAACTAGCTGTTCAAGAAGGTATTCGAACACAATCTTTACACTGGTTTGATACGTTAATAAATTACATAAACAAAGGATTTACAAAAAATATTAAGCCTGAATATTTCTATGAGTCTTTAAAAGCTCTATATGCTGTTGATCAAGCCCAATTTAAAGAACTTGTTATTGCTCTTTGGAATAGCTATCAACATGAATCCTTATACCTTCCTTGGATTCAAAGTATTAATCATTTATTCTTGCATATTGAAACAGACAATAATGACGATTGGAATGAAATTTGTACTCGCTATCAAGAAACATACTTTGCATTAATTACCGGAAATCACTTTATGCATGAATTAAACGGACTTGTACCAAATTTATTAACAAATTGGTTCAGTTTAACAAAAGCAAAAGATTCTCTAGTTGTCTCTGCAGCAGTGTTAGCATGGAATGAAGTCTCACCTACAACTTTAGAATCATTACTTGTAAAAAGTGCTGGTTCCTTACTTTCTAATACATCAGCTGAAGCAGATGTAAATATGGAAACAGTTTCTCATTTATTCGAAACAATCGCTGTATGGGCTGAGAAAAATGATGTAGATTTAAGTCATCAATTTACGCTACTCGTCCATGAACTATGTGATTTAAATGTCACACCACTACTAATAGCTGGAACTAGCGACCATGATAAAACATCATTTGTTAATTCAATATTGGGAGAGAACATCTTAACTGAAACTTTAACAACTCCTATTCTATTTAAAGACGCTAGTCAAACTGAAATTACAGAATTTACCGAGTTAGATATACGAAATATCTCTAACCTTGATGAATTCCATCAAATAACGTCTACATCTGCTCAGTCAGAACTTGAGAAAAAATGTATAGAAATTAAGCTACCAAGTAGGTTTTTAAGAAAAAATAAGTTTACATTTCTTATTACACCATCCATTCAAGAACAATTGGATAAAAACAATGCATACTTTGAATACTTACAAGCAGCAGATAGCCTTGTTTACGTATTAAATTCTTCTTCACCATTGCATAGTGAAGAAATTGATACGTTAATTTATTTACGTGAACAAGTACCAAACTTACAAATTCACTTCGTATTACATACAAATAATACGACTACTAATGAAAAACTAATTAATAAACTTAAAGCACATTTTCCAGATGCACAATTCTTCCCATACTCTCCTTCGCAAGAGAGTAGCCAGCAACTTGGAGATGTAACAGAATCTATTCTCTCTAATCTTGCAAAACGCGATATAGAAAAAGAACGTATAGAAAAGCTAATATGGTTTACGCAAAAGACAATTGCTTATCTCATAAATGAACGTGTGGAATTAGAAAATACATTAGTAAAATCCGTACGCTGGAATAAACACATCTCAGTGAAACTTACTGGATTTATTAATAACCTTACTGCTCTTGAAAAAGATAAAATTCGCTCTATTACCGAATCCTATCTTTTAATGAAAGAAGAAATTACACGAGATATACATTCTCAAATCCCTGAATTATTACAGAGCTGCTCTGATCTTGTTCAAGAAGATAGTGATTTCAAACTAGTTCATGAAGAATTAAATGCTGCAATGAATGAACGAGTTCAAAAGCATGTACAACAGGTACTTCTTCCTAAATTTACTGGTTCTATTCAAGAATGGATTGAAACAGCACATAATGAATTTATTCAAGCTCAAGCTTATTTAGATGAAATGAGTGAAACATTTAATAAATTATATAAAGAAGAACGTATGAAACTTCCTTGCGATTTCAAATTATTAGATGATTGGAATCGAGATGTTGTACGAATGACAAATCGAATTACAGTAACGAACATCAATATTTTATTACGCTTTACACCGACACAGTTTTTCTTAAAAAGTGCCGGAAAATTATTTGGTAATATGCAAAAAAACCAATCTATGCTCGCCAACAAATATAAACAATATATTGAAACAGAAGACTATACAGAAATTGCTCACACAATTTCAAAACAATTCTTCCTTCAATTTGAAGTATTTGAAGGTGCATTAGAACGTGATATCATGATGTTCTTCAAAGATCCACTTAACATATTGAAACAAAATGTAGATGCAGCTCAACTTGAGATAAAGGAAGACGAGCAAACATTAGCAACGCTAAGAAGCAATCCAGAAACATATCATGATCCTTTGGCGTTATTTAAACTACAATTGCTACAACATAAATTCGTTTTAAGTACTACAAAGAAATATGAAGATACCTTTGTATCTAACGAATCTCCTACTGTTTAA
- a CDS encoding DedA family protein, which produces MEQHIGELIAHYGYFGIVIALAGGIVGLPIPDEFLLTFVGYNVSKGVMSGTAAFLSGMAGAMLGITLSYILGLKLGLPVLKKYGPKIRIKEHHIEKTHILFEKYGPFLLMIGYFIPGVRHLTAYFAGVSNLTLWRFCLYAYGGALIWISVFIGLGWKLGEKWRFVEYSLHHYGIWILLISAVVTCVVWLYIKKKKNR; this is translated from the coding sequence ATGGAACAACATATTGGCGAGTTAATCGCGCATTATGGCTATTTTGGAATTGTTATAGCTTTGGCTGGTGGGATTGTCGGATTACCGATACCAGACGAGTTTTTATTGACCTTTGTTGGTTATAATGTTTCAAAAGGAGTTATGTCAGGAACTGCTGCTTTTTTAAGTGGGATGGCTGGTGCGATGTTAGGGATCACGTTAAGCTACATATTAGGTTTAAAACTTGGGCTCCCTGTTTTAAAGAAATATGGGCCGAAAATTAGAATTAAAGAACATCACATTGAAAAAACACATATTTTATTTGAAAAATATGGGCCATTTCTTTTAATGATTGGTTATTTTATACCGGGAGTACGTCATTTAACAGCATATTTTGCTGGGGTATCAAATTTGACACTTTGGCGTTTTTGTTTATACGCTTACGGTGGTGCGCTCATTTGGATAAGTGTTTTTATTGGGCTTGGCTGGAAGTTAGGCGAGAAGTGGCGCTTCGTTGAGTATAGTTTACATCATTATGGAATATGGATTTTATTAATTTCAGCAGTTGTTACATGTGTTGTATGGTTGTACATAAAGAAAAAGAAAAACCGCTAA
- the pdaA gene encoding delta-lactam-biosynthetic de-N-acetylase yields MKYKWLYIGLIFSIMMALVPVSALAYTNTPHNWGIPRPKNETVPDAGKLYTDLLQKNGGFYLGDTKKKDIYLTFDNGYENGYTGKILDVLKEKKVPATFFVTGHYIKTQKDLLLRMKDEGHIIGNHSWSHPDFTAVNDEKLREELTSVTEEIKKVTGQKEVKYVRPPRGVFSERTLALTKEMGYYNVFWSLAFLDWKVDQQRGWQYAHNNVMTMIHPGSILLLHAISKDNAEALAKIIDDLREKGYHFKSLDDLVKSNQP; encoded by the coding sequence ATGAAATATAAATGGTTATATATCGGTCTCATTTTTTCAATTATGATGGCACTTGTTCCAGTTTCAGCACTGGCTTATACAAATACTCCACATAACTGGGGAATCCCGCGTCCTAAAAATGAAACAGTACCAGATGCAGGAAAGTTATATACAGATTTACTACAAAAAAATGGCGGGTTTTATTTAGGAGATACGAAGAAAAAAGATATTTATTTAACATTTGATAATGGATATGAGAATGGATACACCGGGAAAATATTAGATGTATTAAAAGAGAAAAAAGTACCAGCAACTTTCTTTGTAACGGGGCATTACATTAAAACACAAAAAGATTTATTGTTAAGAATGAAGGATGAAGGACACATTATTGGAAACCATTCTTGGAGTCATCCTGATTTTACAGCGGTAAATGATGAGAAACTTCGTGAAGAATTAACGAGTGTAACGGAAGAAATTAAAAAAGTAACTGGGCAAAAAGAAGTGAAATATGTACGTCCTCCGCGCGGTGTATTTAGTGAAAGAACGTTAGCTCTTACGAAAGAAATGGGCTATTATAATGTATTTTGGTCACTTGCATTTTTGGATTGGAAAGTGGATCAGCAAAGAGGATGGCAATATGCGCATAATAATGTTATGACGATGATTCATCCAGGATCTATTTTATTACTTCATGCAATATCAAAAGATAATGCAGAAGCACTTGCGAAAATCATTGATGATTTGCGCGAGAAAGGGTATCATTTTAAAAGTCTAGATGACTTAGTAAAAAGCAATCAACCGTAA
- the cax gene encoding calcium/proton exchanger, which translates to MFNKIFLIVALIGVPLSVLGKTLHWPETIMFAVYCITIIALAGFMGRATESLAIVSGPRIGGLLNATFGNAVELIISIFALQAGLIEVVLASLTGSVLGNLLLVGGLSFFVGGLKYKRQSFNVYDARHNSALLIFAVVVAFVIPEIFSMKMDAGKTYQLSIGVSIIMIIMYLAALLFKLVTHRGVYQHKSDEVAHEEEPEWSKGKALLILAIATLAVAYVSEALVHTFETVAKSFGWSELFIGVIIVAIVGNAAEHASAIIMAYKNKVNIAVEIAIGSTLQIAMFVAPVLVLLSMFFAQRMPLVFTIPELVSMITAVFLTIAISNDGDTNWFEGGTLLAAYVIMGIGFYLL; encoded by the coding sequence ATGTTTAATAAAATATTTCTTATAGTAGCGCTTATAGGTGTACCACTGTCTGTGCTTGGAAAAACACTTCATTGGCCAGAAACAATTATGTTTGCTGTGTATTGTATTACGATTATCGCATTAGCTGGTTTTATGGGGAGAGCAACAGAGAGTTTAGCAATTGTTTCTGGTCCTAGAATAGGCGGGTTATTAAATGCTACTTTCGGTAATGCTGTTGAACTTATCATTTCAATTTTTGCACTTCAAGCAGGGTTAATTGAAGTGGTGTTAGCTTCTTTAACGGGTTCTGTACTTGGAAATTTATTATTAGTAGGAGGGTTATCTTTCTTTGTTGGAGGTCTTAAATACAAAAGACAAAGTTTTAATGTATATGATGCAAGGCATAATTCAGCTTTATTAATATTTGCTGTTGTTGTGGCCTTTGTTATTCCAGAGATCTTTTCAATGAAGATGGACGCTGGCAAGACGTATCAATTAAGTATAGGTGTTTCTATTATTATGATTATCATGTACCTTGCTGCATTACTATTTAAGTTAGTTACGCACCGTGGTGTATATCAACATAAAAGTGACGAAGTAGCGCATGAAGAAGAGCCAGAGTGGTCGAAAGGGAAGGCGCTCCTTATTTTAGCGATAGCAACACTGGCAGTAGCTTATGTGTCAGAGGCACTCGTGCATACTTTTGAAACTGTTGCAAAGTCATTTGGCTGGTCAGAGTTATTTATAGGGGTTATTATCGTTGCAATTGTTGGGAATGCAGCGGAACATGCGTCTGCAATTATTATGGCTTATAAAAATAAAGTAAATATTGCAGTCGAAATTGCAATAGGCTCTACATTACAAATCGCTATGTTTGTTGCTCCTGTATTAGTATTGCTATCTATGTTCTTCGCACAAAGGATGCCTTTAGTATTTACCATACCAGAACTTGTGTCTATGATTACAGCCGTTTTCTTAACGATTGCGATTTCCAATGATGGAGATACAAACTGGTTTGAAGGTGGCACTTTACTAGCGGCGTATGTCATTATGGGAATTGGTTTTTATTTATTATGA
- a CDS encoding SE1561 family protein, with product MGKAIQDKDTQLVYLKERLNMFIEVIDTIEPEEVELEDVDRLLAMLDELELKCEQFKKDE from the coding sequence ATGGGAAAAGCAATTCAAGATAAAGATACACAATTAGTATATTTAAAAGAACGTTTAAATATGTTCATTGAAGTAATTGATACAATTGAACCTGAAGAAGTAGAATTAGAAGATGTAGATCGTCTTCTTGCAATGTTAGATGAATTAGAATTAAAATGTGAGCAATTTAAAAAAGACGAATAA
- the yfkAB gene encoding radical SAM/CxCxxxxC motif protein YfkAB — MTISQKMKPITPSYDPWEAYMDLEEYGKLLLTNVEFTTTTLCNMRCEHCAVGYTLQPKDPNPLPMDLLLKRLDEIPHLRSLSITGGEPMLSKKSVDNYVTPLLKYAHERGVRTQINSNLTIDLARYEQIIPYLDVLHISHNWGTIDDFVEGGFAMMERKPTYEQRAKLFERMITNSKALSDAGVLVSAETMLNKRTLPHIEHIHRQIVEEMGCKRHEVHPMYPSDFASNLEILTKAEIRDAIEHLLEIRDENVWMLFGTLPFYACSDDERDIATFKKLQESKNVTVRNDPDGRSRLNVNIFDGNIIVTDFGDVPLLGNIQTNTLQEAYEKWSASKTAKSLSCHCPAVKCLGPNVLVKNSYYPTEDFLSKTANITL; from the coding sequence ATGACGATATCACAAAAAATGAAGCCGATTACTCCTTCTTACGATCCATGGGAAGCGTATATGGACCTTGAAGAGTACGGCAAACTACTATTAACAAATGTTGAATTTACAACGACGACGTTATGCAATATGCGCTGTGAGCATTGCGCTGTTGGTTACACGTTACAGCCGAAAGACCCAAATCCGCTTCCGATGGATCTTTTATTAAAACGATTAGATGAGATTCCTCATTTACGTTCTTTAAGTATTACTGGCGGAGAACCTATGCTTTCCAAAAAATCCGTCGACAACTATGTAACACCACTCTTAAAATATGCCCATGAACGAGGCGTTCGCACTCAAATCAACTCTAACTTAACTATAGATTTAGCACGTTATGAACAGATTATTCCTTATTTAGACGTATTGCATATCTCTCATAACTGGGGAACAATTGATGACTTCGTTGAAGGCGGATTTGCAATGATGGAGCGTAAGCCTACTTACGAACAACGTGCAAAATTATTCGAAAGAATGATTACAAATAGTAAGGCTTTATCAGATGCAGGTGTACTTGTATCGGCCGAAACAATGCTAAACAAAAGAACTCTACCACATATTGAACATATTCACCGCCAAATCGTCGAAGAGATGGGCTGTAAACGTCATGAAGTTCATCCAATGTATCCAAGTGACTTCGCGAGTAATCTAGAAATTTTAACAAAAGCTGAAATTCGTGATGCGATTGAACATTTACTAGAAATTCGCGATGAAAATGTATGGATGCTATTTGGAACTTTACCTTTCTATGCTTGTAGCGATGACGAGCGAGACATTGCCACATTTAAAAAGTTACAAGAGAGCAAAAATGTAACTGTTCGTAACGATCCAGATGGTCGTTCACGCTTAAATGTAAATATTTTTGATGGCAATATTATCGTTACTGATTTTGGTGATGTTCCACTTCTAGGAAACATACAAACAAACACATTACAAGAAGCGTATGAAAAATGGAGCGCTTCAAAAACAGCAAAATCATTAAGCTGTCACTGTCCTGCAGTAAAATGTCTTGGACCAAATGTTCTTGTAAAAAACAGCTACTATCCGACAGAAGATTTCTTATCAAAAACAGCAAACATTACATTATAA
- a CDS encoding BH0509 family protein, whose translation MKREERKNMIEFIEKKKGIERDELLFMTDDEVEHIYNVTYFLYEEIAE comes from the coding sequence ATGAAGAGAGAAGAACGCAAAAACATGATTGAGTTTATTGAAAAGAAAAAAGGGATTGAGCGTGACGAATTACTGTTTATGACAGACGATGAAGTAGAACATATTTATAATGTAACGTACTTTTTATATGAGGAAATTGCAGAGTAG
- a CDS encoding pyridoxamine 5'-phosphate oxidase family protein, with amino-acid sequence MHLKEKIATIIQGQRTGILSTVRNEKPHSAFMMFFHEDFVLYVATDRQSKKITDIEQNPNVHVLLGREGKKLDEDYIEVEGLASIEEDSTLKNKFWNNSLKRWLLGPEDPNYVLIKINPDTIYYIDGAGTTEPEFLRL; translated from the coding sequence ATGCACTTAAAAGAAAAAATCGCAACTATTATTCAAGGTCAACGTACTGGTATATTATCTACAGTACGAAATGAGAAACCTCATAGCGCCTTTATGATGTTTTTCCATGAAGATTTTGTACTGTATGTTGCAACAGATCGACAATCAAAAAAGATAACAGATATTGAACAAAATCCTAATGTCCATGTACTACTCGGACGAGAAGGGAAAAAATTAGATGAAGATTATATTGAAGTTGAAGGATTGGCTTCAATCGAGGAAGACTCGACATTAAAAAACAAGTTTTGGAATAATAGCTTAAAACGTTGGTTACTCGGCCCTGAAGACCCTAATTACGTACTGATCAAAATCAATCCCGACACAATTTATTACATCGATGGTGCCGGTACGACGGAGCCTGAGTTTTTACGACTATAA